The window tatatatatatatatatatatatattatatatatatgtatatatatatatatatatatatatatatatagatatatatatatatatatatatatatatatatatacacacatacacacacacacattgaaaactatgtaaactgtattcttatggcattttttcttcaaaaaaaccttcaaacattgattattttgcagttttggtgtcatatttcatctcccagatgagcgttgtaggcgtcgtaaccctggaacatacgtcataaccctggaacatgcgttgtaaccctggaacatgcgtcgtaaccctggaaatgacgtctattgacaagcgtcgtaacctcggaacgttgtaagccgacaccgtcgtaacctggggactgcctgtaaatatATTACAGGTAGTGACCGACTTACGACCGCAATTGGTTCTGCAAAACAAGTCGTAACTCGATTTGGACGCATGTCGAGTCTGCTAAATTACCGTAGAGTTtatcgtacatatacatattgtgtaatgatattgacatcatctgaaagtcatattttatcaacattttcttagattattacttatattatcatatttaagtcataattcattattatttaacattcattatcattaaaaccaTTGTATTACCATTCTTAGTGCATATTCTTACTGTCATATATGTATTACGATAGTACTTTACGATACCCTTTCACAAGTTCATATACGTATGTCAAAATTCAACCCCTTCTTTAGCTAGtttattttactgtctttttctttagaatgtgtattatatttcctagttatgatttctttacatttttgtagCATGTGTAACATCTCACacctatgtataaaaatataaaaataatcataactaggaaatacaatgaagtctaaagaaaacaaagatagcaaaataaattaactaaagaaaaggttgaacctaCAAACGTAGCAATATGAAACAGTGTGATGTGAGGAGAACGGGTACGTCTGACGACTTTGACAAACGTTAACAGTAAGGCGTAGTAATGACGTGTACATTACTACGCATTACTGTTAACGTTTGTCAAAGTCGTCAGACGTACCCGTTCTCCACACATCACACTGTTTCATATTGCTACGTTTGtaggttcaaccttttctttctttagttttcattgtacgtatttcctagttatgattatttttataccatttatatCGTCTCTCTACACGACATTACTACTCCTTGCTGTTACATTCGCCAAATgtttgtccaaactgtttctcctcgcatcatactgtttcataatgcttcggttgtcacgttcatataaaaattcatccttttttttttttagttaatttacttattgtatttcctagttatgatttcttggaattttttataccatttgtaacgtctctctacgtactgttacattcgccaaacgtttgtccaaactgtttctcctcgcatcatactgtttcataatgcttcggttgtcacgttcatataaaaattccttatttttttttagttaatttacttattgtatttcctagttatgatttcttggaattttttataccatttgtaacgtctctctacgtactgttacattcgccaaacgtttgtccaaactgtttctccacgcatcatactgtttcataatgaaaattcgGGCAAATTAGGTGTTGCCCTCCCAAATGAACTTCACCTCGTACGCCTATGATTACGTGGAAAAAATTCTATCGAATCAAGGCTTTcactgaagagagagaaggagagaagtagaagagagacggcacgagaagaagagaggagagaaagaggagagaaggagagagagaaacttcgttTGTTCATGCTCATTTAAAAAATTCAtcctattttttatgttattgactttctttggaatttttttataccatttgtaacgtctGTAACGTCTCTCTACGTACACGAAATTGCGTCTTATGTATTGTTACGTTTGTTAAGTTCATAGCAAACCCAGGGATAGTTCTGGGTCGGCATCTAGAGTAGCTATGGCTTGCGCAAAGGTGATTCTTAAATAGTTTGCTTTAAATATTGCAATCGAACCTTGGTCCATAGGTTGAAGAATTGGAGTGGTGTTTGGTTGCAAAAAAACCACTTTCACATCAGGATTCAGATCAGCTAAGTGAGGTGGATGTCCAGGCGCATTATCGAGCAGCagtaaaatattgaaaggaattcctttctctaggcagTATTCACGCACTTGAGGAATGAAACAGTTGACAAACCAGTCTTCAAAAAGTGCCTGCGTCATCCATGCCTTACGGTTAGAGCGAAAGTAGACAGGCAAAGTGTACTTGCTTACATTCTTGAACGCTCGTGGGTTTTCTGAATGATAAATTAATAAGGGTTTCAGCTTGAACCCCGCGACATTCCCACCAAGAGAGTCAGCCTATCCTTAAAAGCTTTAAATTCTGGCATGCTACTGGCTTCCTTATGGATGTAAGTGCGTTCTGGCATTCGTTTCCAGAACAAACCTGTTTCATCAACATTAAATATTTGTTCTGGAAGATATTCCTCATCCGTAATCATTTCATCGAGACTGTCGACAAACTTGCTAGCTCCTTCCTCATCCGCACTCGCTGCTTCTCCAGTCACTCGAACACTATGCAGCTGGAATCGTTTTTTGAACCTCTTGAACCAGCCAACGCTTGCCAAAAATTCTTGCTTATACTCTACTCCAGCACGTTCCTTCAAAGTCTGAAACAGACTTCTAGCCTTCATCTGCACAGTAAAAAGGCTTAACGGTGTCCTTTTTTGGATTTGATCTTCCATCCAAACAtgcaataatttttccatttcatggatGGGGCCAGTGCGTTGTATCGTAATCACTGTCGATCGCATGGGTGCAGAACCTTTCACAGCATCACGAATCCTTTCCTTATCCTTAAGAATCGTGGACACAGTAGAATGAGATAACTTCATATCACGTGCGATCACATTCACTTTCTTCCCTTCTTCGAACTGCTTAATCACTGTCATTTTTGTGTCCAAGTCAATggccttcctttccttcttggcATGTTGAGGAGTAGATAAACACAGTTTCCTCTTGGCAGACATttcaaaaatgatcaaaattaacacaaagttattgaaaaatgaaCACAGCAGAGCGAGAGATGCGTTCAGTACGGAGCTACAGGCAACACTGAGTGAGCGCGGGACCCGAGAGATGCACGGATGCCGCAGGAAAAAGTATCGTACGTTCGTATGCACGTTCTGCCGAAAAGGGTGAAAATAATAGTCGTAAAGTCGATCAGACGTAAGTTGCATAGGTCGTAAGTCGGTcattacctgtatatatgtatgtacgataaaaatctcaaatctcagtaaagagagagagagagaacactccctcccctccagtcacattacgtgatatatttgacagctgttggaccttgGTTTGATAcatggagttcgaaagaaagatgcgtgaagactgggatttccttcattcttacataattttttaatttataaactaaatcttactaattcactatagtattttctttaatgaattgattgctctttacatttatattattcgAAAATtgctaaatcatttatttatcatacagaaaacatacatctctgtaagaaagagagaaaattattattgttattatgtgatatcatttaatcttattaaacttactaatacagtattgatcaatactaatattttaaaattagtaaatcatttttgtatcataaaaatgtaattagtcatgaaaataacatcaaaatacactaattttgGATCATTTATTGTCGGAAAAAgcctgcgaataggcgaattcccCGCAAATAATGTGTAGAgaaggtccagagagaaatccgctaaTCCGTGAGTCCACGAAtacagggggcccactgtatatatatatatatatatatatatatatatatatatatatatatatatatatatatatatatatatatatatatatatatatatatatatatatatatatatatattatatatattatatatatatatatatatatatatatatatatatactcgtgtttgatattaataattaattgactttgataattattatatataaacccaCTTTTGTTCCTACGCAATATACAAagcctcggtcctttacataaggaattacttttagtGTAGGCTAGAATACACCTGTTTAATTCTTGAACAAGGGGGTTAGGCAGTAGCTACCGTCTGGTAGGCCTACCTGCCCGGAtttaaacactccactttgcttctGGCTGTCCtctgataaagatatatatatatttgttcctacatgatatacaaaacCTCTGTCCTTtgtataaggaattactttcggcgtagctggaattacggccgttaaattcttgaacaaggtggttaggcagtaactactgtgtggCAGGCAGGTAGGCTAACCTGCCCGGatataaacactccactttgctttcggccgtcttccgatgaagacatgtgtttgtgagctcttccTGGCTGGTCATTGATCATTTTTACCCGGTgggatctttctggtttattgttgttttttaaataaataaatatgtataaacagTGTTTGATAttcatattaaattcaattaatatacaaaccgactttttgtgatagcctttatagccaACTTTCTACATTGTGTTAAGAGCAGCGGCAAGGGTATgccaacattattttttacattctttcgccctttaacgtcaggacgagatatgtatgtaacgtgaggatgagacatgtatttaaaatgagtgatattgatcctgtaacgagacatgtattcatccgaaaattatgcttacgcttgggaattaccgaggggaacttcaaaggtttgtttttgttttgtttttatggtaatttctcttctccttcatcctttcacttactatcggatgAAGGTAGAAGAAggggcgtgtggtgttggtgtttgggggatctcctctcacttcgtagggcggtgcccttggatgcgagaggagtatccttatttctttaataattttttccttattttacagactaacagtggtgattgtgtttacagcagtattggttggatagctcttcatattgcttatcctaaccttggaattgtacatgtgactcgtagcatgttgtgatACCGATCCTCaagtgtgtactgatcccctgctgataatcatattcatttaccactactaccctggagttacgtcactggacgaagctttcgcgctgccctgtgatgtttatctattcctgatggtagaagtctggcagaatttggaggaattgaagaggaagagagcttgtcaagtgttgtcatcctcctcttcgagatcatcatattttcatgtctccACCCCATCGACTCCTAAGGCTTTGAcgtagaagagaaggtggtctccccctcctagaagtctcgtcacgggacttctaagggtctatCTCACTCCTGCGAGATAGGTGGGtgttccgctggtcctcctgttcctcggGAACCGTCCTGGCCGCTCGCTTGCAAGCGTCACCGAGAGTATGGTCACCtacaggtgaccgtgcagccaaggtccagactgctgagtacgctcaccttgtcaggacccaggcatggagcgaaaggatggtaagagtcgctcaggtgactctcgccagaccagcgatcgctctcgcagcgatcgtccggtacccagggttggcGTGACGTTCCCCCGGGACCGTCCATGCAGAGACCGGAGGAGGCTGCCCATCCagccctcttgagaggtttcagcctcaACAAGGACTTggatgagtcggaggacggtatcggctgtctcctgtctggtgcacgctcagccccacccagaagACAGTTGCGTTCACGGCACCGACTACACTcagtggtggcagacgcttcGCCTGCCAggcgagagtttcgtaacccttcTCGAGGAtacgttctctccactgctgctcccgcaggtccctccggacaggtgcagttagGCCGTGTTGCTacgcaactgccccaactccgtcctggatggaggacctatcggttgtcctgaggaagctggggaagaggaagtccaggaaaaagaggaaggtgttgtcgcCTTCtctgtcgtcttcttcgtcgtcgtcttctgccacctcttccccttcgacttccaaggcccccccagccgaggaagaagaaggtggcctcgccccgccaacaccgcccccccccccacacaagaaGTCTCGCCCAGAGACTTCATAGGGTCTGTCCCTCTCCGGCGGGACAAGTGggtcttccactggtcctcccgttcctccgggaacAGTGCCCTTCTCTActtccccagggaagaagaagacggggaccgtaggacctctgctcccggctccagaggctccacctccggaccgggaactgTCTCGGCCGCTGGCTCGCTCGCGCCACCAATTGTACAGTCACCtatgggtgaccgtgcagccaagttccagactgctgagtatgcTCACCATATCAGGACCCAGGCAAGgagtggaaggatggtaagagtcgctcaggtgactctcgccagaccggtgATCGCTCACACAGCGATTGTCCAGTAGCCAGGcttgacgtgacgttcccactAGACCATTCACGTGgcaaggctgggaagaggtccctccTGGTCACCaggtccagcctcgcctggacctggtACTGTAGCGCGTcgagaggacggtgctcgctctcaccgcgttagtggactttaccagtcacccgaccatcgctcccaccaggaccggacggctcgcacgactggtagcagctcccctgatgcacgaGACTGACGCTACCATCCTCGGTCCAGTGCTTCTCCGCAAGGAAACTGCTGGTcgagacctgcagctcgatcgccaccatgggttggtgatcgcctgcagtcctcccagcctaccggttctgctggtaggcagggcaggagcgctcgtagcagctcccctgacgcatgaAACTGATGCTCCGTCCTCGGTTcagcgcttctccgcaaggagaccgctggtccagacctgcagcttgatcaccattgcgggttggtgatcgcctgcagtcctcccagcctactggttctgctagtaggcagggtaggagcatcaggtctccctcacatctcccttcaacctcctcgggctacaccaggaggaacgaggcgaacaggagggACTGTGATGAATGCAATTCTTCGGtccggccacgagcctggttcggtcttgggaccaaacagatcttacactcaagtggttggaggagattgtGGGGGCTGGCGAGGATGATGACACTTTCCTAGACTctcggagtgaccatcaccgctgttcacatGACGGTCCCGCTGGACCGCGCACACAGAGACcggtgtgggctcccccttcggtcctcttgagaggtttcggcctcaacgaGGACTGGGATGCGTtggaggatggtatcggctctctcctgttaggactgcgttcctggagggaccttcgggtcctaccagaCGCAAGTCcctgtcgttgaggaaggatcttgcccatttctcctcgatttctacaggaatcgggaggaccaccacccaatGATCGTCTGACAAAATTCAGGGCGGGGGAGGGCCGTTTCGCTGAGCGCTTAAaattcttcggagtttctagCACTCACCGAGTGTTTTTGTCTTCTACAATCTGCAGACACTTGTGGGAGACCACAATCCAGAGTGGGtgagacgagaattcctgataattgttactacaataatcggaaatctcgccgaatgctcaaattccttggAAGCCATTAATTCCTGGAATTTTTAGCATTCGAaggaagcactgctgctgaaggaagaatatctcaggaggggctcagcctggatggacctgacggtccttCACCTCAATAGACGGTCacccccgggatagagaagaatggGCAATAatagtcaatcctcctctctttttttccctttacttcttggt is drawn from Macrobrachium nipponense isolate FS-2020 chromosome 47, ASM1510439v2, whole genome shotgun sequence and contains these coding sequences:
- the LOC135204529 gene encoding tigger transposable element-derived protein 1-like, producing the protein MSAKRKLCLSTPQHAKKERKAIDLDTKMTVIKQFEEGKKVNVIARDMKLSHSTVSTILKDKERIRDAVKGSAPMRSTVITIQRTGPIHEMEKLLHVWMEDQIQKRTPLSLFTVQMKARSLFQTLKERAGVEYKQEFLASVGWFKRFKKRFQLHSVRVTGEAASADEEGASKFVDSLDEMITDEEYLPEQIFNVDETGLFWKRMPERTYIHKEASSMPEFKAFKDRLTLLVGMSRGSS